One genomic segment of Aquipluma nitroreducens includes these proteins:
- a CDS encoding beta/alpha barrel domain-containing protein → MASDRKLEHIQLALESQTKLSEQDLRFNYEPLLAAHPENTDLSIDFLGKKLQAPIWVSSMTGGTGVARSINGNIARACREFGMGMGLGSCRKILFNKNDWADFDFRNEIGDQPFWANLGVAQVEELLASKNIQAIIDLVGELRADGLIVHVNPLQEWFQPEGNRLKQSPLQTIQQLLDQISLKVIVKEVGQGFGPESLRELLALPIEAIEFGAYGGTNFSKLEMLRDDQQKLDASLPFAFVGQSASQMVDSVNQILKENPNPACRQLIISGGIQNALDGYYLTSKSQLPAVFGMASAVLKHASENYESLQNFLQNQIQVLSLAKAYLKINPDYHG, encoded by the coding sequence ATGGCTTCCGACCGCAAACTCGAACACATTCAACTGGCACTCGAATCGCAGACCAAACTTTCGGAGCAGGATCTTCGTTTCAATTACGAACCTTTACTGGCTGCCCATCCTGAAAATACGGACTTGAGCATCGATTTTCTTGGGAAAAAGTTGCAGGCTCCCATCTGGGTTTCGAGCATGACGGGCGGAACGGGCGTTGCCCGATCGATCAACGGAAATATTGCCCGTGCCTGTCGCGAATTTGGAATGGGAATGGGATTGGGATCGTGCCGCAAAATCCTGTTCAACAAAAACGATTGGGCCGACTTTGATTTTCGAAATGAAATCGGAGACCAGCCATTTTGGGCCAATCTGGGTGTGGCGCAGGTCGAAGAATTACTTGCTTCCAAAAATATTCAAGCCATTATTGATTTGGTTGGCGAATTGCGGGCCGATGGGTTGATTGTTCATGTCAATCCACTACAGGAATGGTTCCAGCCCGAAGGAAACCGCCTGAAACAATCGCCTTTGCAGACCATTCAGCAACTGTTGGATCAGATTTCGCTGAAGGTAATCGTGAAGGAAGTTGGGCAGGGTTTTGGCCCTGAAAGCTTGCGCGAATTGCTTGCTTTGCCGATTGAAGCCATTGAATTTGGCGCTTACGGAGGAACCAATTTTTCAAAACTGGAAATGTTGCGCGACGATCAGCAAAAGCTGGACGCCAGCTTGCCGTTTGCATTTGTGGGTCAGTCGGCGAGCCAAATGGTCGATTCGGTCAACCAAATCCTGAAGGAAAATCCAAATCCAGCTTGCCGGCAATTGATTATTTCCGGAGGTATCCAAAATGCTTTGGATGGCTATTACCTCACTTCCAAAAGCCAGCTTCCAGCCGTGTTTGGCATGGCATCTGCCGTTTTAAAACACGCATCAGAAAATTACGAATCGCTCCAAAACTTTCTCCAAAATCAAATTCAAGTACTGAGCCTGGCGAAAGCATATTTGAAAATTAATCCCGATTATCATGGATAA
- a CDS encoding mevalonate kinase family protein — translation MEFGTAFNSKFLLFGEYGLIYDAMALSVPFPKFSGYLDFDLDQTHLESVTEIRKFYEYLKSLDTAHPLNYPFDLDRFESDLDQGLFFHSNIPQQYGLGSSGALVAALFSRYAVNSVPKEELAPEILKADFSILESYFHGKSSGLDPLISFLNKPILIDSKKQICPIEFDMGKSGLAMALIDTKTTGATGPLVQHFIDLFNLPEFELAFQQQFMPANNGCIESLLSGDMEKFFSYLAQLVKFQVYHFHEMIPAGFHRVISFAHCEKVYIKLLGSGGGGYLLAFAESQDVLDQWSKKRGIELLMVG, via the coding sequence ATGGAATTTGGAACTGCATTTAACTCAAAATTTCTTCTGTTTGGCGAATACGGACTGATTTACGATGCGATGGCTCTGTCAGTTCCGTTTCCAAAGTTTTCAGGTTATCTGGATTTTGACTTGGATCAGACTCATTTGGAAAGCGTTACTGAAATCAGGAAATTTTACGAGTATCTGAAATCGTTAGATACTGCTCATCCGTTGAATTATCCGTTCGATCTGGACAGGTTTGAAAGTGATCTTGATCAGGGACTGTTCTTTCATTCAAACATTCCACAGCAATATGGACTTGGCAGCTCAGGAGCATTGGTGGCGGCACTTTTTAGCCGTTATGCAGTAAATTCTGTTCCGAAAGAGGAACTCGCTCCTGAAATCTTAAAAGCTGATTTTTCGATACTTGAAAGCTATTTTCATGGGAAAAGCTCAGGTCTTGATCCGTTGATTTCGTTTCTGAATAAACCCATTTTAATCGACTCGAAAAAGCAAATTTGTCCGATTGAATTTGACATGGGCAAATCCGGATTGGCAATGGCTTTAATCGATACCAAAACTACCGGAGCAACAGGCCCTTTGGTTCAGCATTTTATCGATCTTTTTAACTTGCCGGAATTTGAACTGGCTTTCCAACAGCAGTTTATGCCGGCGAATAATGGCTGTATTGAGTCGTTACTTAGTGGGGATATGGAGAAATTCTTCTCTTACTTAGCGCAATTGGTCAAGTTTCAGGTCTATCATTTTCACGAGATGATTCCCGCTGGTTTTCATCGGGTAATTTCCTTCGCACACTGCGAGAAAGTGTACATCAAATTGCTGGGGTCGGGCGGTGGTGGTTATTTACTGGCTTTTGCCGAATCGCAGGATGTTCTCGATCAGTGGTCGAAGAAACGTGGAATTGAATTGTTGATGGTGGGTTGA
- a CDS encoding enoyl-CoA hydratase-related protein produces MKNDYRYIEIQHKGQVIGINLNRPERHNALILEMIDELDQALEEISGMNEVLFVVLSGNGRSFCAGADLNWFYSSEEHSIEQSIEQYKHLADLLLRLFQLPQITIAAVRGNVFGGGIGLMAACDFVLAEANTRFMFSEVKLGLLPATILPFVANRLSVQNLRKWILTGNLFVVNEAHRIGLVDEIYSEENFESELSALIASFKSASPSAVKRAKQLINDVVSGSIDVTDTKATSTILAKALLSPDGQEGIHAFFDKRKPEWGK; encoded by the coding sequence GTGAAAAACGACTATCGATATATCGAAATTCAGCATAAAGGACAAGTAATTGGGATTAATCTAAATCGTCCTGAACGACACAATGCCCTGATTTTAGAAATGATTGACGAGCTGGATCAGGCTTTGGAAGAGATCTCGGGAATGAATGAAGTACTTTTTGTAGTGCTCTCCGGAAATGGCCGTTCGTTTTGTGCCGGTGCTGACCTGAATTGGTTTTATAGTTCGGAAGAACACTCGATTGAACAAAGTATTGAGCAATACAAGCATCTGGCCGATTTACTGCTCCGACTTTTTCAATTACCTCAGATTACCATCGCAGCAGTTCGCGGAAACGTATTTGGAGGCGGAATAGGATTAATGGCAGCCTGCGATTTTGTTTTGGCCGAAGCAAATACCCGTTTCATGTTTAGCGAAGTGAAACTTGGTCTTCTACCCGCCACGATTTTGCCGTTTGTTGCGAACCGTTTGTCTGTTCAAAATCTCCGGAAATGGATATTAACGGGAAACCTGTTTGTTGTAAATGAAGCTCACCGGATTGGTCTGGTTGACGAAATCTATAGCGAAGAAAACTTTGAAAGCGAACTGTCAGCATTAATTGCTTCGTTTAAATCTGCATCACCGTCTGCAGTGAAAAGGGCCAAACAATTGATTAATGATGTGGTTTCCGGAAGTATTGATGTTACTGATACCAAAGCCACTTCCACAATTTTGGCCAAGGCTCTTTTATCTCCTGATGGTCAGGAAGGAATTCATGCATTTTTTGACAAAAGGAAACCGGAATGGGGAAAGTAG
- a CDS encoding acyl-CoA dehydrogenase family protein: MNALLQEKHHLIRAKVRLFAEAIIKPVIDDFDEKEIFPIELVREMGKIGVLGMTAPVEFGGLGSDYLSYVIAIEEMARVDSSMAATLAAHNSLGVGPIVEFGTQEQKETFLPAFCTGEKLWAFGLTEENAGSDAQGVETTAQISGNEFIVNGSKKYITNGTSEISAGMTTLALTGENDGRKEFTAILIEKEREGFIRETMKSKLVWRAADNGMLYFNNCRVPVKNQLGERGYGFKIMLKTLDSGRLSIAAIGLGLAQGAYEMAKAYAKQRKQFGKSLSEFQVIAFKLADMALKIENARNSLYNACWLKDNGHSFGQQAAMAKLYCAEIAREIADEAVQILGGAGLFKNREWPIERFYRDQRLLQIGEGTSEILRMVISRNILKE, from the coding sequence ATGAATGCATTATTACAAGAAAAACATCACCTGATCAGGGCGAAAGTCAGGCTGTTCGCAGAAGCGATTATCAAGCCGGTGATCGATGATTTTGATGAAAAAGAGATTTTCCCGATCGAATTGGTTCGCGAAATGGGCAAAATTGGCGTGTTGGGAATGACTGCTCCAGTGGAATTTGGCGGGTTGGGAAGTGATTACCTTTCGTATGTCATTGCTATTGAAGAGATGGCTCGTGTCGACAGTTCGATGGCTGCAACGCTTGCGGCGCACAACTCGCTTGGCGTTGGGCCGATTGTTGAGTTTGGCACGCAGGAACAGAAGGAAACCTTCCTTCCGGCATTTTGTACCGGCGAAAAACTCTGGGCTTTTGGCTTGACCGAAGAGAACGCGGGTTCGGATGCGCAAGGTGTTGAAACCACCGCTCAAATTTCAGGGAATGAGTTTATTGTGAACGGATCGAAAAAGTACATTACCAACGGAACTTCTGAGATTTCGGCTGGCATGACTACTCTGGCTCTTACCGGAGAAAATGATGGTCGTAAAGAATTCACTGCTATCCTGATCGAAAAGGAGCGCGAAGGTTTTATCCGCGAAACCATGAAAAGTAAGTTGGTGTGGCGGGCTGCCGATAACGGTATGCTCTATTTTAACAATTGCCGTGTACCGGTTAAAAATCAGTTGGGCGAACGTGGCTATGGCTTTAAAATTATGCTGAAAACGCTGGATTCAGGTCGCTTGTCGATCGCTGCCATTGGACTTGGATTGGCACAGGGAGCTTACGAAATGGCCAAAGCTTACGCCAAACAGCGGAAACAATTCGGCAAATCGTTGAGCGAATTTCAGGTCATTGCATTCAAATTGGCCGATATGGCTTTGAAAATTGAGAATGCCCGAAATAGTTTATACAATGCCTGTTGGCTGAAAGATAACGGCCATTCGTTTGGACAACAGGCGGCAATGGCCAAACTGTATTGTGCCGAAATTGCCCGTGAAATAGCCGACGAAGCGGTGCAAATTTTAGGCGGAGCCGGTTTATTCAAGAACCGCGAATGGCCAATCGAACGTTTCTACCGAGACCAGCGCTTGCTGCAAATTGGTGAAGGAACGTCCGAAATTCTGCGTATGGTGATTTCACGGAATATCCTGAAAGAGTAA
- a CDS encoding diphosphomevalonate/mevalonate 3,5-bisphosphate decarboxylase family protein, which produces MTGNTKHIHRSGWRCPSNIALVKYWGKRDFQKPMNPSLSFVLRNAFTETSVELHKDGDKKVAYYFEGVESPFGERIENYLNHVSSQFTWINKYNFRIHSHNSFPHSAGIASSASSFGAMALCLTELDFMHSGRETDSFEFWQKASELARMGSGSACRSVYPGFSIWGETQLFESSSDYHAIPLLDGVHPVFSGLRDAILMVDSGTKEVSSSVGHRLMDDHHYQRSRIAQAHQNINELYLALLTGDLEKFIAVVENEALSLHAMMMTSNPSFLLLKPNSLELINRIRRFREKSQIPVCFTIDAGPNIHLLYFQENEPEVKAFIESELLAFCENGKWIDDRIGTRPERLNN; this is translated from the coding sequence ATGACAGGAAATACAAAACATATTCATCGGAGTGGGTGGCGATGCCCGTCGAATATTGCTTTGGTGAAATACTGGGGCAAACGCGATTTCCAGAAACCGATGAACCCGTCGCTGAGTTTTGTGCTTCGCAATGCTTTTACCGAAACATCGGTGGAATTGCATAAAGATGGAGACAAAAAGGTGGCGTACTATTTTGAAGGAGTGGAAAGCCCGTTTGGCGAACGTATTGAAAACTACCTAAATCACGTTTCCAGTCAGTTTACGTGGATAAATAAATACAATTTTAGGATTCACAGTCACAATAGTTTTCCGCATTCGGCCGGAATTGCTTCGTCGGCTTCATCGTTTGGGGCGATGGCTTTGTGTTTAACCGAGTTGGATTTTATGCATTCAGGAAGGGAAACGGACAGTTTTGAGTTTTGGCAAAAGGCTTCGGAACTGGCGCGCATGGGTAGCGGAAGCGCTTGCCGCTCGGTGTATCCGGGCTTTTCGATATGGGGAGAAACTCAATTGTTTGAGTCAAGCAGCGACTACCATGCAATCCCGTTATTGGATGGCGTTCATCCGGTATTTTCAGGTCTTCGGGATGCCATCCTGATGGTTGATTCGGGAACGAAGGAAGTTTCCAGTTCGGTTGGCCACCGGTTGATGGACGACCACCACTATCAGCGTTCGCGCATTGCACAGGCGCACCAAAACATCAATGAACTTTATCTGGCTTTGCTCACCGGCGATCTGGAAAAATTCATTGCCGTGGTTGAAAACGAGGCGCTGAGTTTGCATGCGATGATGATGACTTCAAACCCGTCGTTTTTGTTGCTAAAACCAAACAGTCTGGAACTGATCAACAGGATTCGGCGCTTTCGCGAAAAATCGCAGATCCCGGTTTGTTTTACCATCGATGCCGGGCCAAACATTCATTTACTTTATTTTCAGGAGAATGAGCCAGAGGTGAAGGCTTTCATTGAAAGCGAATTGTTGGCTTTCTGCGAGAACGGAAAGTGGATTGATGACCGGATTGGCACAAGACCGGAAAGATTAAATAACTGA
- a CDS encoding GYDIA family GHMP kinase: MSILSTYHANGKLLLTGEYLVLHGAKAIALPLNVGQQLTVSETNTPKSLVWLALYDGRAWFSCELNPNDFSVISTSHPEKAESLSQIFKTIKSLNPEFAPKSGTNFETILESNPEWGFGSSSTLISLLSQWTGVDPFVLNDLVFKGSGFDIACATADGPIFYTRSKPVETISLNYPFSDQLFLVYSGIKKKTATAVSDFLKERKVSAQQIEEGSALAGEFSRCDDQDEFNLLIRQHEKLISDVTGRLPIKPEFFADFKGEIKSLGAWGGDFFLASTSLPFSGVRQYFENKGLKTVFKWGDLILKR, from the coding sequence TTGTCTATTCTTTCTACATATCACGCCAATGGCAAATTGCTTTTAACCGGTGAATATTTGGTTCTTCACGGGGCGAAGGCAATTGCGCTACCATTGAACGTTGGTCAGCAGTTGACTGTTTCTGAAACGAATACGCCTAAATCTCTTGTATGGCTGGCTCTTTACGATGGAAGGGCTTGGTTTTCATGCGAATTGAACCCAAATGATTTTTCGGTTATAAGTACGAGTCATCCGGAGAAGGCCGAATCGCTCAGCCAGATTTTTAAAACGATAAAAAGCCTGAATCCTGAATTTGCACCAAAATCTGGAACAAATTTCGAAACCATACTGGAATCTAATCCTGAGTGGGGTTTTGGCAGCAGCAGCACGCTGATTAGTTTGCTTTCGCAATGGACGGGAGTTGACCCTTTTGTCTTGAACGACTTGGTTTTTAAAGGTTCAGGTTTCGATATTGCCTGCGCCACAGCTGACGGACCGATTTTTTACACGCGCAGTAAACCGGTTGAGACTATTTCGTTGAATTATCCGTTTTCTGATCAATTGTTTCTGGTGTATTCCGGAATAAAGAAGAAAACGGCAACAGCGGTCAGTGATTTCTTAAAGGAGAGAAAAGTTTCGGCTCAGCAGATTGAAGAAGGATCGGCATTGGCAGGTGAATTTTCCCGGTGCGATGATCAGGATGAATTTAACCTTTTGATTCGGCAACACGAAAAGCTAATTAGCGATGTAACAGGGCGATTACCAATTAAACCCGAGTTCTTCGCTGATTTTAAAGGTGAAATTAAATCGCTCGGGGCTTGGGGTGGTGATTTTTTTCTGGCTTCAACCTCTTTGCCTTTTTCAGGGGTAAGACAATACTTTGAAAACAAAGGATTGAAGACAGTGTTTAAATGGGGTGATTTGATTTTGAAAAGATGA
- a CDS encoding acetyl/propionyl/methylcrotonyl-CoA carboxylase subunit alpha — MKQFEKILIANRGEIAVRIIRAAQKNGIRSVAVYAADDADSLHVSLANEAILLPGVTLAETYLNQDKIIQTALDLKVEAIHPGYGFLSENAVFAQKVADAGLVFIGPTPENIRLMGEKNRALAYVESLGLPILKSFRGTTTEILKYTSEMDFPVMVKASGGGGGKGMVICNSVEELPPALEKAERQAHSYFGNGELFVEKYLPRARHIEVQLMADNHGKVLHFFERECSVQRRFQKIIEEAPSPSVDEKLREELTSAAVEIARSMSYRNAGTIEFLLDESGKFYFLEMNTRIQVEHPVTEMITNTDLVSLQLQVALGNELSLKQEDIQISGHAIEARLCAEDAGNNFNPSAGKLVLWQIPEMVNLRKETFVERGIIISSNYDSLLAKLIVWGETRTKAIAQMNKVLSQTYISGVHTNLSFLSGLVESVVVQENKIYTRYVDENLDLINSGLQEKRQQLNKHKLVIAYLVFHFKQDENSVKSVWNQIGFWRMMPWVVVYVDDEKYECTISFNPERQIFRINQEEYLTKVVLMNENLLELLINHELKSFCFQEDEKHTKIISGGFAFTLRSNLLRNQVLSMRKNELEQKIFQNLICADLFGKVLKLNTREGDVVRAGQILLTLESMKTEIHVLCQVDARVKKIFVKEGNAVVEKQLLVELEEISLQSQ, encoded by the coding sequence ATGAAGCAATTCGAAAAAATACTCATAGCTAATCGAGGAGAAATTGCTGTCCGGATTATTCGTGCGGCGCAAAAGAACGGCATTCGTTCGGTGGCTGTTTATGCGGCTGATGATGCAGATTCTTTGCACGTTTCGCTGGCCAATGAGGCGATTTTGCTTCCAGGAGTGACACTTGCTGAAACTTACCTGAATCAGGATAAAATTATTCAGACTGCCCTGGACCTAAAAGTTGAGGCCATTCATCCGGGCTATGGGTTTTTGTCTGAAAATGCTGTGTTTGCTCAAAAAGTTGCTGATGCCGGATTAGTTTTTATAGGCCCAACTCCTGAAAATATTCGCCTGATGGGCGAAAAGAACCGTGCGCTCGCTTATGTCGAATCGCTTGGACTTCCGATCCTGAAATCGTTCAGGGGAACAACAACTGAGATTCTGAAATATACTTCGGAAATGGATTTTCCGGTGATGGTAAAAGCGTCAGGGGGAGGAGGCGGAAAAGGTATGGTAATTTGCAATTCAGTTGAAGAATTACCTCCGGCTCTTGAAAAAGCCGAACGACAAGCCCACAGTTACTTCGGAAATGGAGAGCTGTTTGTTGAAAAATATTTACCGCGTGCACGGCACATCGAAGTGCAACTGATGGCTGATAACCATGGAAAAGTATTGCACTTTTTTGAGCGCGAATGTTCGGTGCAGCGCCGCTTTCAGAAGATTATTGAAGAAGCGCCATCACCTTCGGTTGATGAAAAACTAAGGGAAGAACTGACTTCGGCAGCAGTAGAAATTGCCCGATCAATGAGTTACCGCAACGCCGGAACCATCGAATTTTTGTTAGATGAAAGTGGAAAATTCTACTTTCTGGAAATGAATACCCGCATTCAGGTGGAGCATCCGGTTACCGAAATGATTACCAATACGGATTTGGTTTCGTTGCAATTACAGGTTGCTTTGGGAAATGAACTGTCACTAAAACAAGAAGATATTCAGATTTCCGGTCATGCTATCGAGGCCCGTTTGTGTGCCGAAGATGCCGGAAATAATTTTAATCCTTCAGCAGGAAAACTGGTACTGTGGCAAATTCCGGAGATGGTAAATTTGAGGAAAGAAACCTTTGTTGAGAGAGGAATAATCATTTCATCAAACTATGATTCTTTACTTGCAAAATTGATTGTTTGGGGCGAAACCCGTACAAAAGCGATTGCCCAAATGAACAAGGTTCTATCGCAAACCTACATTTCAGGAGTTCACACCAACCTTTCGTTTTTATCCGGATTGGTTGAAAGTGTAGTTGTTCAGGAAAACAAAATTTACACCCGATATGTAGATGAAAATTTGGATTTGATTAATTCCGGGCTTCAGGAGAAAAGACAGCAGTTAAACAAGCATAAATTAGTTATCGCTTATCTTGTTTTTCATTTTAAGCAGGATGAAAACTCAGTGAAGTCGGTTTGGAATCAGATCGGCTTCTGGCGAATGATGCCTTGGGTTGTGGTTTATGTGGATGATGAAAAATACGAATGTACGATCAGTTTTAATCCTGAGCGTCAGATTTTCAGGATAAATCAGGAAGAATATTTAACGAAAGTGGTTCTGATGAATGAAAATTTACTTGAATTGCTGATCAATCATGAGCTTAAATCTTTTTGTTTTCAGGAAGATGAGAAGCATACGAAGATTATTTCCGGAGGATTTGCATTTACATTACGAAGTAATTTGCTGCGAAACCAGGTTTTGTCGATGCGTAAAAATGAACTTGAACAAAAGATTTTTCAGAACCTTATTTGCGCCGATTTGTTTGGGAAGGTATTGAAATTAAATACAAGAGAGGGCGATGTGGTGCGCGCCGGACAGATTTTGCTGACTTTGGAGTCGATGAAGACCGAAATTCATGTGCTTTGTCAGGTAGATGCACGAGTGAAAAAGATTTTTGTGAAGGAAGGAAATGCCGTGGTTGAAAAGCAATTGTTGGTGGAGTTGGAAGAGATTAGTTTGCAGTCTCAGTGA
- a CDS encoding hydroxymethylglutaryl-CoA reductase — protein sequence MDNSIIQGFSKYNKQERIDALIQKYGFDSDFQHWLKSCEVSDQSVQKVIDELSENPISCFPFPFSVVPNFVVNGKNLFFPLVSEESSVVAALANAAGFWAKRGGFHAEVLGTEKKGQVHFTWNGNPEYLQSLFPEIRSKLLTESAFLTTKMEERGGGITGIELKLLPHILPNYYQLDAGFETCDAMGANFINSCLEQFGKSLQDYFLTSEKVSTSQRECEIIMAILSNYTPESRVRAWVECSVADLLDGKTEVECHQFARKFEQAIRISQFDVSRAVTHNKGIFNGIDALTVATGNDFRAIEACGHAFAARNGNYSGLTDVQIQDGKFRFSIELALAVGVVGGVTAVHPLAKLAMQILDNPSASELMMYLAVAGLASNFGAVKALVSVGIQQGHMKMHLSNIMNQLNIPEESRAEIQLYFQDKTVSFSAVEAYLQK from the coding sequence ATGGATAACTCCATCATACAAGGGTTTTCGAAGTACAATAAACAAGAGCGCATTGATGCGCTGATTCAGAAATACGGCTTTGATTCAGATTTTCAGCACTGGTTAAAGTCCTGTGAAGTTTCTGATCAATCGGTTCAAAAAGTTATTGACGAGCTCAGTGAGAATCCCATTTCCTGTTTTCCTTTTCCGTTTTCCGTTGTCCCAAACTTTGTGGTGAATGGCAAAAACCTGTTTTTCCCTTTGGTTTCCGAAGAAAGTTCGGTGGTTGCTGCTTTGGCAAATGCAGCTGGCTTTTGGGCAAAGCGCGGAGGTTTTCATGCTGAAGTTTTGGGTACTGAAAAAAAAGGGCAGGTTCATTTTACATGGAATGGAAATCCGGAGTATTTACAATCACTTTTTCCTGAAATCCGATCAAAATTACTGACCGAAAGTGCTTTCCTGACGACAAAGATGGAAGAGCGCGGCGGTGGAATTACCGGGATTGAACTGAAATTGTTGCCACATATTTTGCCGAATTATTATCAGTTGGATGCTGGTTTTGAAACCTGTGATGCCATGGGAGCAAACTTCATCAACTCGTGTCTGGAGCAGTTTGGCAAAAGCCTTCAGGATTATTTTCTGACCAGCGAAAAGGTATCGACCAGCCAACGCGAATGCGAAATCATCATGGCAATTTTATCGAACTATACGCCTGAAAGTCGGGTGCGAGCTTGGGTAGAATGTTCGGTTGCTGATTTGCTCGATGGAAAAACAGAAGTGGAATGCCATCAGTTCGCCCGGAAGTTTGAGCAGGCGATTCGAATTTCACAGTTCGATGTTTCGCGGGCTGTAACCCACAACAAAGGGATTTTCAACGGTATCGATGCGCTTACGGTAGCAACCGGAAACGATTTTCGTGCCATTGAGGCTTGTGGCCATGCTTTTGCTGCAAGAAATGGTAATTATTCAGGGTTAACCGATGTGCAAATTCAGGATGGAAAATTCCGCTTTAGCATTGAACTGGCTTTGGCTGTTGGCGTGGTTGGTGGTGTAACTGCGGTTCATCCGCTGGCAAAACTCGCGATGCAGATTTTGGATAACCCTTCTGCTTCGGAATTAATGATGTATCTGGCTGTAGCCGGGTTAGCATCCAACTTTGGTGCAGTCAAAGCGCTGGTTTCAGTTGGAATTCAGCAAGGCCACATGAAAATGCATTTGAGTAATATCATGAACCAACTAAATATTCCTGAAGAAAGTCGGGCTGAAATACAACTCTATTTTCAGGATAAAACTGTGTCGTTTTCGGCAGTTGAAGCTTACTTGCAAAAGTAA
- a CDS encoding PSP1 domain-containing protein, translating into MGCSGCNTNNDLDRPAMLGVYDWLDDIPDTTNESNIVEIRFKGTRKEFFLNEEGIHLKRDELVVVSCSPGHDVGAVSLTGKLAELQFKRKVKKPERYEWNKIYRKATPTDVIKWEEAKARENKVMIRARQLANELKLNMKIGDVEFRGDNNKAIFYYIADDRVDFRELIKLYAREFAIKIEMKQIGARQEAGRIGGIGSCGRALCCSTWRTDFSSVTSDAAIKQGLSPNAEKMAGRCGKLKCCLTYELDHYLEALEDFPHELLAIETDKGLARHFKTDILQKKVWYSYSQSDGGRVFVLDLEDVKKFLNMNKRGQKPSFEGYNEPEAKKENMMNVGELDQKYFDKPVVKKNRNNRNRRPNRPPEGKVQEVRAQENKPQGNRPVVNKASENRTSENKPNENRQHRNRPRPNRNRPQVNKGPRPDNTAPKE; encoded by the coding sequence ATGGGATGCAGTGGATGCAACACAAATAATGACCTTGACAGACCAGCCATGCTTGGCGTTTATGATTGGCTCGACGATATACCTGATACAACAAACGAATCGAACATTGTCGAAATACGGTTCAAAGGAACCCGGAAAGAGTTCTTTCTGAATGAAGAAGGTATTCATCTGAAACGTGACGAGTTAGTCGTTGTTTCCTGTTCACCAGGACATGATGTTGGAGCCGTTTCGCTTACAGGGAAGCTGGCCGAACTTCAGTTTAAACGGAAAGTAAAAAAACCGGAACGCTACGAATGGAATAAGATTTACCGTAAAGCGACCCCAACCGATGTAATTAAATGGGAAGAAGCCAAAGCCCGCGAAAACAAAGTGATGATTCGTGCCCGTCAATTGGCCAACGAACTGAAGTTGAACATGAAGATTGGCGATGTGGAGTTTCGTGGCGATAACAACAAAGCTATTTTCTATTACATTGCCGACGACCGTGTCGATTTCCGGGAGTTGATTAAACTGTACGCCAGAGAATTTGCCATCAAAATAGAGATGAAGCAAATTGGCGCCCGTCAGGAAGCTGGCCGGATTGGCGGAATTGGTTCATGCGGACGTGCTTTGTGCTGCTCAACCTGGAGAACCGACTTTTCGAGTGTAACTTCGGATGCAGCCATCAAACAGGGATTGTCGCCCAATGCCGAAAAAATGGCAGGTCGATGCGGCAAATTGAAATGCTGCCTGACCTACGAACTCGATCATTACCTCGAAGCTCTGGAAGATTTTCCGCACGAATTATTGGCTATTGAAACCGACAAAGGATTGGCACGCCACTTCAAAACCGATATTCTTCAGAAAAAAGTTTGGTACAGCTACTCACAATCTGATGGAGGCCGGGTTTTTGTGCTCGATCTGGAAGATGTCAAAAAATTCCTGAACATGAACAAGCGTGGCCAAAAGCCATCGTTCGAAGGATACAACGAGCCTGAAGCCAAGAAGGAAAATATGATGAATGTTGGCGAATTGGATCAGAAGTATTTCGACAAACCGGTAGTAAAGAAAAACCGCAACAACCGAAACCGGAGACCAAACCGACCTCCGGAAGGAAAAGTTCAGGAAGTCAGGGCTCAGGAGAACAAACCCCAGGGAAATAGGCCAGTGGTGAATAAAGCCAGTGAGAACAGAACAAGCGAGAACAAGCCGAATGAAAATCGCCAACATCGGAACAGGCCAAGACCGAACCGCAATCGGCCGCAGGTAAACAAAGGCCCAAGACCTGATAATACAGCACCAAAGGAGTAA